The Ovis aries strain OAR_USU_Benz2616 breed Rambouillet chromosome 2, ARS-UI_Ramb_v3.0, whole genome shotgun sequence nucleotide sequence AGAAATTTCACATCCATGTCCTGAATGGTGTTTATAGTTAATCTCATTATTAAACCGATCTGTCTTCGCATCTCCAGATTTGCGTTGTCTCTACCTGGAACTGTCTTTTTGTTGAGGGTAAGGAAAACAATCTTTGTCCTTTGGTGAGGTAGAGAGATCAGTATAATGAACTCCTGTGtacccatctgctgctgctgctgctgctgagtcacttcagtcgtgtccgactctgtgcgaccccatagatggcagccctccaggctccccgtccctgggattctccaggcaagaacactggagtgggttgccatttccttctccaatgcatgaaagtgaaaagtgaaagtgaagtcgctcagttgtgtccgactcttagcgaccccatggactgcagcctaccaggcttctctgtccatgggattttccaggcaagagtgctggagtggggtgccattgccttctctgatgtacCCACCAACCAGTGTCAATAATTACCAACATACAGCAGTCTTGTTTTGTCTGGATATTCTCCAGTTCCCTCCCTACCCTTCAGTATAGTTAAAATTGTGGTATAATTTTACCAGTAAACACCTTAGTATGTATTTCTGAGAGACAAAAAGCACTGTTTTAAAAGTATGTATAATCACCATGCTATTATTATACCTAAGAAAAATGGTTAATTATTCCTTATTATCACCTAATAACTGTCTGAGTTCAAATTTCTTTGCCTGCTCTATAAAGGTCTTTTTAAAGGCAGTTTGTTTAAATAACTATCCAAACATGGTATATGCATTGTATTTAGTTGCCATGTCTCAagtttttctctgcttttgttttttttctggtaaGTACTCATTAAAGAATATCGTAAAAATATACCAATTTTTATAGTTACaccagtcataagtatacatctTGATAAATTTTCACATACTTAAAAAACTCATATACTTCTATGTAATAGCACCAAGATCAAAACACAGAATATCACTAGTTTCCCCAAAGTTCCTTTCGTGCTGTCTTCCAGTTACTCCCCACTTCTCTGTCCCAAAAGTAACCACTGTCTTGACTTCTAACACCAGaaattagttttctttctatAGAAATGAAATCCTACAGTAAGAACTCTTATACGTAGTTTTTTcactcaatatattttaaagattcttcTGTGATATTGcactattcttttttattgctgtatGGAATTCTAGGAATATGTGCAGTTATTCATTATACCCTTGATGGAGATTGagattgttgctttttttttttttttttgctattacatATCGTGCTGCTGTGAAATTCCTTATGCTTATCTTTAAGTGAATTCAAAGTCTTTAGAAATCTATAATAATTCTCCCTTCTGCTCTTTTGTCTTGCCATTTTTGTTGAAGAAATTGGTTCATCTGTCTTATAGACAAAATCAAGTTTTTCAAGCATGATTATAGTAgaggttgttttatttatttttaaaatatttttggttttatgtgttaatatgggctttcctggtggctcagatggtaaagaatccgcctgcaatgtgggagacctggattccattgctgggttgggaagatcccctggagaagggaatggctacccattccagtattcttttttgtgtgtgtgctagaaagcaatgtcttttatttaaagttgtttatttcttttttgttttttgcagaaaACTTTTAatgggtgatttttaaaattttatttatttttaatcgaaggataattgcttaacagaattttgttgttttctggagaatccccatggacagaggagcctggcaggccacagtccatggggtggcaaagagtcagacacgactgagcgactttcactttcacatagaaCCTTGAGTTGAAATTGTTCTGTCACCtgaaaaaattaataagtaaaatgaTTCAAATAACTTTGAGTGTTTCTCCCCCCTTTTTAAAATCTTCGAGAAGAATGTGGCTTTTTAACTCTTAGCTTGGGTTACTTTTAGTAATagataacattttagaaaattcattttatgTTAGTGatatattagttttttaaaattttgcctaTTTTATAACTGTATATTATGTTTTAAGTGAGAATAAATAGTAAGGATCCTCTTTGTATATTTCCTTTAATAGGTTTGATGTTAGTGTGCTGTCAAAATTTTCCTCTTGCCTGGCAGATCAGCATTTACATTATAGTCCATTAATGGGAAAAATAGCTGATATTGTAAATAGGAACTTGGAAAACATACAGGACTTAAGGTAAGTTTATTTAGGGGCTTTGTGTTGTGGTGGAAAGATTCTGGACTTTGAGTGCACACACACTTAGACTTGCTAGTTCCTAACTATGTGACTTTATTCTCTTGCAAGTTCACGGTCCTCACCTACAAAACAGGAATAGTAAGTAGTATCTACTGTGCAATGTTGCTGTGGGAATTAGACATAAAATATGTAAACTATGACACAACATTGTTGAGCTCTGTGATTTTTCCTTACTTGCAAGCTAACATGTTTGCTTGCCATCCTTacgacctcatttaaccttaaattACCTCCCCAAAGGCCCTATCTCTAAATATAGTCACATTGCCAGTGGGGCTTTAACGTATAAATTTGTGGGGAGAGGGCATAGTTTGGTTTGTAGCCTACACCAGTGTGCATAGTAACATTAGTCACACTCGCTGACGGgaggaaacaacctaaatgtctgtcagcAAATGAATGGACAATCAAAATTTTGTATATACCCACAGTGGAGTATCATTCAACCTTGAAAAGGAAGGGAATCCTGATATATCCTACACCATGTATAAACCCTGAAGACATTATgccagtgaaataagccagacacagaaggacagatATTGTATGAATCCCCTTTATATGAGGtgcctagagtagtcaaattcatagaaacgaAGTAGAGTGGTAGTTGCCGGGTGTTGAAGGAGGGGAGAATGGGGAGTTACTATTTAATGGGTAAGAAGTTTTagtttgagaagatgaaaaagtcCTGCagtggatgatggtgatggttgtaTAGCAATGTGTTGAGTggtttaataccactgaactgtatacttaaaaatgttaaaacggtaaattttactttatatatattttcacacacacatgaaagTAGCTtataaaagcagagataataaaaagcactgtaaaatttttttaactttaaaaaattcttatagaCCCATTTGAGAATCTAATGAAATCTTTGGGTACTTCCCCACTCCAAATTgcaattacaattaaaaaaataatatccaaGTTTACAAGTAAACTAAATAGCAACACTAGGTTACTAATTTCTGTTAATTGATGTTAACATTAAACATTTGGATTAGAGAAGCTGAAGTATTATACaactgggtttttaaaaaataatttgttttattggaaagattgaagaaattttgaaacaaaaaacttcaaatagtTCCATTAATTGAGATAGTGGAATGGTTGAGATCGTTTTAGATTTacatttttcatgtcttttttgtAGATGTTTTCTAATTATCATCCCCACATGTTTGTTACATCATACCTATTACATTTTACATTCCTTATTCATTATTAGGTGTATTCCTGTATGTagagttttatgatttttgtATTTAAGAACTGTCTCCTTCTGAAAGGAGAAATGTCTCCTTTGTAATTTTGGTGTCTTCTACAGTGCCAGAAGATTGATTTATGTTTCTTAAAAGTGTTTATTGAGCGAAGAAATACTCATGTTCAATATTGTCCAACtgttatatattaatatcaatatagcataaaacattaaaaatatgaaatcattcATTAGCGAGAAATATTTTGCCGGTATTTTTACTGGTAGATTATGAATACAGAGGAAGGAGTAATAAAGCAAAGTCTACTTCTGGAAATTATAGAATGAGACCTTCCGTGTTGCATTCAATTGGCTGTTGGCACAGAGTGATTTCTGagtaaatttcattaaaatatttccctTCAAAGTATTTATCTATAGAACAAGATATTATACACATTCaacaaaaattattattcaaTCCGTTTTTTTGTCTACAGGCTTTTGATTACTAGGAGATCAGAATTCAAGTTCCACtagtatttaaaagaaaagttttgttGTATAAATAAAGCCTGTAGTATTTTTATCAATTCCTTTCTGTTTCTAAGCATTTAGTCTTAGGATTTTTCATTATCCTTAGATAATGTAAACCTTTTGcatcttcttcctctttcagGTCCTTGTCTGTTTTGATGGTCAACATATCTTCTTTAATATCACAGTGTTTTCAAGAGAAATTAGTGAACAAAGCAGAATTACTTTTTGATACTATGGATTCTTCCCAGGTCAACACTGCAAGAAGAATAGTACAATTTCTTCGAAATATTAGATATAGATATTACCCACTATTAGAAAGGTGTAATAAAGTATTTTTGAGCAATATGAACCATCTTGATTTGGACTCCATCAGTAAAATACTTAGTCTATACTACTCTCTACAGTTTCAtagttttgaatttattttaatgactAAGAAGAGGCTAACAGAAATGATTCCTCTGTTTGACCACCCTGCTAGCTGTGTAAAATTGTTTGTAGCGTTGGGACCCATGGCCGGAcctgaagaaaagaaacagtaagTTCAGCTAAAAGTGCTTTACTTTTCCTGTTGAGAATATATGGAGTCTTCAGgcattgatctccttgcagttctagAAGTCAGAAAAGTCGCTCCACTCAAAAGTAGAAGGGAGCTGAGTACTCTGCTCCTTGATCTTTCTCTGGTTATCCTAACTTATATCTCAAACTCAGTCTCCTAAGGTGTTTTGAATGGGGGCCAGTAATCCCTTGGGGGTCAACATAGCACTGCTGAAGGAGAACATCGTATCAGTGCTATTCTTCTCCCTTCTTAGGCTGCGTGACTGGCTTtggtggttgtggtggtttagttactaagtagtGTCccgctcttttgtgaccccatggtctgtagccccccaggctcctctgtccatgggatttccccagcaagaatactggagtgggttgccatttctttctccaggggatctttctgacccagggattcaacctgtgtctcctgcattggcaggtgggtttttttttaccactgagccaccaaggaagcccctgtaaAGATGagcaaatattaaattaatacatGATTAGTAGGTATGAGCAAACAGATTAAGTGTGATTAGTCGATTCAGTTAAGCAGGGGTTCCAGGATTACATgttgggtatatgtatatgtctttGTTTCTGTTAGCAAAGACTTCATAGAGAGTTTTTGAGAGTCTTCTAAATTACATGAAGAAATTTAAGGGTACATTTTAAGAGACTGGATCAAGATGGGAATAAGATGAgtattaaaaaacttttattggcAGTTTTTTCTTGTCACCAAGTACTGTTAAAATCTCTTATGCCAGGGCAGAGACAGGGCAGTCTCTGACTTCAGGAAATTTTTATTCCACTTGGAAGTATAGAAATAGGTAATTGAAATATGTAAATACCATGACACATCAATATAGTTTATGAGTATACTGAAAAATAGATATAGATAGTAATTGCTGTGGGCAGAcagaaaagtgagagaaaaatgtGGATAAAATGGTTGGGGAAAAGCTATGGGGAGAAGCTGGGTTTGAAATACTTGATAAGGTTAGTGAAAAGGATGGTGTGGAACTATCCAGGATGAATAGAGAATTAGTTTGCCATGCTTTCTTCAGATTTCATATTTTGGACTTGCCTTCTAAATTATTCTAAAAGACACTTATATACTTATCACTGCACTACTTTGGATGATTTCAAAATTtaccataaaaaaacaaaacaaaacaaaacaaaatttaccatctttgtaaattttCAGTTTATAGTGTTATAGTAAGTACTTAGTGTTAAGGTTTCTGTTAATATGTAGATACGGTGACTTCCTGGTCAGATCTAACTAAGTTTCAAAAAATTGGGGCAATACTGAAATATCAATTGTTTGCTCCATAGCTCTCTCCTACTGAATAATTTCATTGAATTATTGTATTTTATACCCAATGAAACCATACCTTATTTGAAaatcattaattaaaaattttttatttatattttttaagagtttaaGATTATACTGAGGCCTtagtttctttgaagaaaatacatttttctttatttaataatattttgtgtTATCCCCAATTAGGTGGGGAGAAAATTAGAATTatatatttaatctattttttaaatttagtttttgtttatattatttctatttattaccTAAGAACTAGTCATTAATTTTCtaacatatttttctttgcttctagacttaaatcaactatattatTGATGTCAGAGGAGCTGACTGGCCAGCAGACCCTGGCAGTGATGGGAGCAATGGAAGAGATGGAAAGCAGAAATTCACGTCTGATTAAAAAGTATACTTTCCTGAAATTTTTGGTGTTAAGTTTAGTCGACATTCATAAGTTgcttatttttgagaaaaaaaattttttttcctataatcttggttttgaagaaataaataattaacatttaagtcattgtttattttctaaataatttttcaaaacaggtttttaattgttttcaacatctttcatttcatttgctGCTATTCTTATTCTCAGGCAGAGGATTATAATCTAGGAAAGTGAAGAGCATAAAGCacaagtgactttttaaaaagacagtttcTGTAGAACAGTTAACATCTATCTACATGAATTTGAATTGTTTCATACTATAGTTGTTACCTTGAAATCATACTGCAGCGTACTGGCTTTTTAAACTTGagatttaagaagaaacaaacatgTGGTTCAGATTgtgtatatttaatatttcattgtatattatatattcctttaaaaaatactccTTCTGCCCTAGTTCCTCCAGTTTATTGactgtttgcatttttcattgcttttaagCATCTCCATTAGAGGACCATACTggatttaaggaagaaaaatcattttacatttctgtcGTCATCTTGAGACAGTTCGTCAAGAACAAAAAACCTTGGATCATTCATTGCTATTTCTCTAGCACAGAGCATGTCTGGCATGAAACAGCTCCTCAGTAAAAGTTTAATAATAGTACATGAGTAAACTGTTTATAATACatgttttatcattctttttaggATTACTTCAATTCTGCATAAACATTTGGATAACTATAAACCAGTAGAGTTGTTGAGAATAACTCAAGCGTtgatttttctacattttcaaaGTAAAGAGCTTTTTGTGAGACTCAGAGAATTACTACTTAGGTAAGATTAAAATAGATGTGTTTAAGTCTTTCATTGTATAATCTAGCATGTTTTGTTTAGTTATGTATAAGTTTAGTTATATAAAAGTTGTTGGAACTTTCGAAAACAGAAATGGGTAGATTATTATTCAAATTATTAAGACACTTATTTTGCTGCCTTGCCCATTCTGCCAGTGCTCGTGCTTGATATATTTTCAAATGGAAGTGAGGTCAGTGGGGTGATGAGAGCTCTAGGGCATGAACACATAAAACCAAGCCATTCTGCTTTCCTGCAGGAATGGAATAACCATCCATGAAAAGATTAGAGCTGCTGAAGTAGGCAAAGCTCCATTTAGGAGTACTCACATTTGTAGGCCTTTAGTCTGCTTGCTTGCCTATTTTAAGGAATAATTAcaatttaacttattttaaaatgtatttatttgctgtgagggtcttcactgctgcctgggcttttctctaattgaagtgagcgggggctactctctagctgtggtgcacgggctgcTCATTGCaatggctcctcttgttgcggagcacaggttcTGGACTCGCAGACTTCAGCGGCTGGGGCATGTCGTCTCAGTAGTTGCGGCTgttgggctctagagctcaggttcagtagttgtggcgcacaggcttaagttgctccatagcatgtgggatcttcctggatcaggggtctaacctgtgtctcctgcattggcagtgagtgagtgagtgagtgaagtcgctcagtcatgtctgactcttggcgaccccatggactgtagcctatcaggctcttccctccatgggattctccaggcaagagtaggcaggtggactctttatcactgagccacccggaGGGTCCAAggcatattaaaatttaaaattttaaaactaaaatatgtgGTGGCAATGTTAGTAAAGTATATTCATATGATTTTcccttttataattaaaaaaattttgcatttctatGAACATAGCATTCCTGTTTCAACTAAGAAGTTATTCAGTTttccattgatttttattttactttaagatGGAGtgttccaattaaaaattttgacTTTAAGGATCAAAATAATGActtgaatgaaattaaaaccagattaatctttttcctcctctgtttttCCCATACTAGTTTGATTTCTTACTGTGATTTTTGAAAGACCAGGCATGTGACTTTATTTTGTAATCAAGACTGACAGATAATTGAAAATGATTTTTGCTGTAATAAAATGATATGCTATTATGGTTAAGGATTTGAACTGAGGAATAAGAGGTAGCACTTTATCAGGTGAGAATTTAGCGTAATAGATATGTTACAAGAAGGTTCACTGTTTTCTTAAATAGCTCTCTTATCAAGGTGATTAATTACAGGATTGTTTCTTCACTCCATATTTATTAATAACATCCACTTTCATATAGCCTCTGAATTaagaatttaatataattatgttCTAAATTAGGTATCATAAACTGGCCCAGAGACATGATTTATTTGGTCAGTAGAGTGTTTCTTAAAATAGTAAATTACACAATACTATTGGCCTACAGGTATGCTAACAGAAAAGTAAGACAGGAGTGGGAGCATCACAGGAGATTTCACTTTATCGGTAATGTTTtgtttactttattaaaaaatttgaagCAGATATGGCAATGTTGAAGTTTAGTAATTCTGCATAGCAAGAGCCTCTACATACCTCTGTAGTTTTAAATTTAACCCTTCCCCGACTTCAGTGCAGGTTGTGGGAAGGAATACAATCTAGTTAAAATAGTTGACATAAATGTTTGTGTGAATATCTCCTGAAACTATCTGGGAAACCCAGGGAATTCATATACTGGAATAATacgttctttaaaaaaaaaaagatgatatatTGAACtatctatataaaatagacataTTCCCTCCTCTTGACCCTACTCCCTCCTCTTTactcctgcccccttccccaggcTAACTGTTGTCCCTGCTTCTAACTGCAtggattagttttgcctgtttagtgccttgcttcttttgtttaacattttatttatgagaTTTACCCATGTGTTTGCTATATATTCTTATAAGAACGTAACATGTTTTTTTTAGTCTATTTTAATGTTGATAGATATTtgatttatttccagtttttggctattataaatactgctgtgGTGAACATCCTCATTTGTATCTTTTAGTGAACATATGTATACATCTCTGTGGGTATTTACTGAGGAGTATGATTGTTGGTTATGCACATGTTATAATATGTTCACCTTCAGCAGATCCTGCTAAATAGTTTTCtattttgtcttcctttctttttaacagtttcccaactagggattgcACCCGGGCTACAGCAGTGAAACCCGGAATCCTAATCACTAGTCCACCAGGGAACTCTAAATAGTTTTCTaaagtgactgtaccagtttatTTACCACTAGCAAAATGTGAGCATTCCTGTTTCTTGAGATCTTTACCAACTCttggtacatttttattttagccatgcTGGTAGGTTTGTGGTAGAACGTAAATAAACGCAATTGCATCTGTTGTGAGTTTTGGAATTTTAGGGAACACCATAAGGAAAGCATCAAGTGGAGTCTGGCATGTTTGTGTCTCTTGGAGATTTATTTTCAGATTAGTATCACAAGATTGGCAAATACTGAGAGTTCCTACCCCTTGGGTCAATTCTGTAAACAGATACAACTCTGGAGgtcttttctttatataaaatagcatATTAATTTTTTGTGGTTATAAGAATACAATACTCATTTAGTGcttattgagtacctactttgTGTCAGCCAGTGGGCCAGATATGTGAAAATCATTTTGATTGTAGTTTATAAGCATAATAATTGGGTGTTCACACTATTGGGTGAGATGTGCTTCCCTCAGATCTGTTATGAGGTCAGCACGTGACCCAtctcatgtgaaaaaaaaaaatcagtttgaaaacagaaaaaagtataaaGGAGAAAATAGTCATTTGTAAGCCCTTTCATTTATGGTGAGCAGTTTGGTTTATTGTTGGGTTTGTTTGCTTGTGGTGTATATCATCTGTATGTTTTTCTCCCAGTTGAGAATCAGGAACGTACAGCTTTGTGTTCCTCCTCCCATACGCTTAACGTTAACAGCGTTTTCCTACATCATTTAAagctatttgtaaatatttttagtgATTGGATATTGCCCATCATAGGACTGTATCATAATTACCTTAACTATTCCCCTTCCTGGGTGTGTAGACTGTTTTCAAATTTTAGCCACATAAAAAAATATGATGAATAATGTAACATAAAATCTTTGCCttcattttagattattttcttagGCTAGTTTACTAGACTAAGATTGATCATGTCAAATGATGTAATTACTTTTAAAGTTCTTAAGCTATACTGctaaattattttccagaaaGGTTGCAccaactttttaaatttactattAGTGAATGAGAAAGTCTGTATCAATAGACCCTTGCTAGCCTTGaatatcatcattattttaatatgctaacttaatatgtttaaaagtcaatcagttttcttttaatttatatttgatcATCTTTTCCAGTACTTCtaaacttaaaagatgctttaaaagCTCCcagtttttaatttgtattttaacaacTGCTGTCCTGGTGGTGGGTCTCTAAGCATAGGGATTTGGGAAAGAAGGAGCAGAGAAGGGATTGTATGCTTTGTGTTTGtcctttttgtctgtttttttttttaaaggttgggCTTCTTATGTTGCAGAAGAAGGGGATCACTGTTATTGAGTGGTTACTCTTTGCCTGTTCTAGATCATACCAGCTTTTGACAGGTCACATCCAGAAATTCAGTCCAAATTCTGTCTCTCGCAACAGCTCTGCAGACATTGTTCTAACGTCGACCTTTTGTTTGTCAGGGactatggttttatttttgcataaaaAAATGAGGATATGCTTCAGAACATCTTACAGCTTCCCTTGACTTCCCTTAGTAAGGGAAACTTGTCCTTTGAATTTATCTAACCcttgtatttgttttcatttatttatttatttttagctgtaccgggtcttggctgctgtgcaggcttttatctagttgtggcaagcaggggctactctagttgtggtacatgggcttctcactgctgtggcttctcttgttgtggagcgtgggctttCAGGGTGCAAGGGCTTTcgtacttgcagcatgtgggctcagcagttgaggctcccaggctctagagcacaggctcagtagttgcggcacacaggcttagttgatccaggcatgtgggatcttctggactaAGGATCGaactcatctcctgcactggcaggcggattctttaccactgagcaccagggaagcccctaacccttttcaaattatattttaaaactgccaCACCTATTAAGTGTACTAATAATTATATATTCACGTTTTAATTCTTATAACTAAGTTTTGTTGCTGATAgattcattctgttctttttatttttccttctttctttatagTTATTTGAAAGTCAGTGTCATACCTAGTGAGATTTCCATCCTGGTCTATGCTCTTTCGATGCTTCCTTCTGCTCACCTGGACGAAGTGAGGATGTCTCAGATTGAAGCAGTTTTGCCACAGTGTGACCTACATGACCTGAATATTTTTGCAGCATCTGTTTTAAGATGTATTCAGTATGATCACATGTATCTGGATAATATTCCTGGGAAACAGTTGAAAGTACTTCAAAAATTAGATCACTATGGTCATCAGAGACTACAAGAATGTAAAAGTTTGAATCTGTTATGGGAAGAAGTTAAATCTTTAAAAGGAGACTGGTTTGCTGATTCACTTCTTGAAGAAACAGTTGTTACCTTACAGCGTTTGATGGATGAAATTAATTACATCAATGTTGCAG carries:
- the FASTKD1 gene encoding FAST kinase domain-containing protein 1, mitochondrial isoform X2 yields the protein MLCLRAIRPFSWRVFHFRPFSFEPLISQMNNCTDEEQIFGLIEKNKSLLSEKQVGCALNMLWQFQKQKTSSVKNVDCVRNHPQFLTLCNLATTKMGFMSDSTLVNVLYIIQQFGIEAHDSLVEALVTEAWRRLERFDVSVLSKFSSCLADQHLHYSPLMGKIADIVNRNLENIQDLRSLSVLMVNISSLISQCFQEKLVNKAELLFDTMDSSQVNTARRIVQFLRNIRYRYYPLLERCNKVFLSNMNHLDLDSISKILSLYYSLQFHSFEFILMTKKRLTEMIPLFDHPASCVKLFVALGPMAGPEEKKQLKSTILLMSEELTGQQTLAVMGAMEEMESRNSRLIKKITSILHKHLDNYKPVELLRITQALIFLHFQSKELFVRLRELLLSYLKVSVIPSEISILVYALSMLPSAHLDEVRMSQIEAVLPQCDLHDLNIFAASVLRCIQYDHMYLDNIPGKQLKVLQKLDHYGHQRLQECKSLNLLWEEVKSLKGDWFADSLLEETVVTLQRLMDEINYINVAGIASFISRTNYLSTSLLDKIASVVLQQIEKIHPFAILAIILPFSTLNYDPPQWDEFFGTCIQHLNSYLSVLDPLVLVFLGYSLATLQYFPEDLLKTIFNIKFLARLDSQLELICSSLNMKVQFRLMELNRAVCLECPEYQIPWFHDRFCQQHYNKDFGSMNGAQQQIYKMLAEILGGINFVKSSILTPYYYPIGSIGLIWAGGSRSWNQDCQEKYQ